Proteins encoded in a region of the Pseudomonas denitrificans (nom. rej.) genome:
- a CDS encoding OprO/OprP family phosphate-selective porin: MIRKHFAGYAATALALAVSAQAFAGTVTTDGADIVIKTKGGLEVGTTDKEFSFKLGGRLQADYSRFDGFYTKNGNNGDGAYFRRAYLELGGTVYKDWKYQINYDMSHNSGNADNGYFDEASFSYTGFSPVTLKFGRFDPDFGLEKATSSKWVTATERTSAYELADWINTHQDGMGAQVGGVVANMAYLDAGVYAKDADDTDGDSVKQFNFRGVFAPLNTDGNVLHVGVDYAYRDLDDTAFDSRIRPRLGMRGIATNGGNDAGDNGNRATFGGATLSPAGSYKDDSTWGAEFAYAIGPFSAQAEYLKRKLKADADAYEDIKADGYYGQLAYTITGESRVYKLDGAKFDTIKPSNKEIGAWEVFYRYDHIKVDDPNVVVATATRDVGDTKASTNTIGVNWYANEAVKVSLDYVHVSTDGIRNANGDDDGNGVVTRLQYVF; this comes from the coding sequence ATGATCCGTAAGCACTTCGCCGGTTACGCCGCCACTGCCCTGGCACTGGCCGTTTCCGCCCAGGCTTTCGCAGGCACAGTCACCACCGATGGCGCCGATATCGTAATCAAGACCAAAGGCGGTCTTGAAGTCGGCACCACCGACAAGGAATTCAGCTTCAAGCTCGGTGGCCGTCTGCAAGCGGATTACAGCCGCTTCGATGGTTTCTACACCAAGAACGGCAACAACGGTGACGGCGCCTACTTCCGCCGCGCCTACCTGGAACTGGGCGGCACTGTCTACAAAGACTGGAAATACCAGATCAACTACGACATGTCCCACAACTCCGGTAACGCTGACAACGGTTACTTCGACGAAGCCTCCTTCAGCTACACCGGCTTCAGCCCGGTCACCCTGAAGTTCGGCCGCTTCGACCCGGACTTCGGTCTGGAAAAAGCCACCAGCTCCAAGTGGGTCACCGCCACCGAGCGAACCTCCGCGTACGAACTGGCTGACTGGATCAACACCCACCAGGACGGCATGGGTGCCCAGGTTGGCGGCGTCGTCGCCAACATGGCTTACCTGGACGCCGGCGTTTACGCCAAGGACGCCGACGACACCGACGGCGACAGCGTCAAGCAGTTCAACTTCCGCGGCGTGTTCGCTCCGCTGAACACCGACGGTAACGTCCTGCACGTTGGCGTGGACTACGCCTACCGTGACCTGGATGACACCGCCTTCGACTCCCGCATCCGTCCGCGTCTGGGCATGCGTGGCATCGCCACCAACGGCGGTAACGACGCTGGCGACAACGGCAACCGCGCTACCTTCGGCGGCGCCACCCTGAGCCCGGCCGGTTCCTACAAGGACGACTCCACCTGGGGTGCTGAATTCGCCTACGCCATCGGCCCGTTCTCCGCTCAGGCCGAATACCTGAAGCGCAAGCTGAAGGCTGATGCCGACGCTTACGAAGACATCAAGGCTGACGGCTACTACGGCCAGCTGGCCTACACCATCACCGGTGAATCCCGCGTGTACAAGCTCGATGGCGCCAAGTTCGACACCATCAAGCCGTCCAACAAGGAAATTGGTGCCTGGGAAGTCTTCTACCGTTACGACCACATCAAGGTTGATGACCCGAACGTGGTCGTGGCTACCGCCACCCGCGACGTGGGCGACACCAAGGCCAGCACCAACACCATCGGTGTGAACTGGTACGCCAACGAAGCCGTGAAGGTCTCCCTGGACTACGTTCACGTCAGCACCGACGGCATCCGCAATGCCAACGGCGACGACGACGGCAACGGTGTCGTGACCCGTCTGCAGTACGTGTTCTAA
- a CDS encoding DedA family protein/thiosulfate sulfurtransferase GlpE: MHELQPLIQQHGLTLLFFNVLLEQLGLPIPAYPALIVAGALALQGSGVPLGQALAVAVCACLIADLIWFCAGRRYGGFMLRSVCKVSLSPDSCIRQSQSLYLRVGPRALLISRFLPGASALTTTMAGMTRTPLPRFLAYDCAGAALWAGSALLLGSIFSSAVDRILDLLTEYASVGVTALLGVFALFIAWKLWQRFSLLKRTSRIPRISVDELRARLDAGEPPLILDVRAQFDDEAIPGSIAFSLDGALDELRSSFEDKDVVIYCACPHELSAAMLAERLQAFGHPRTWALSGGLDAWRAQAPASVLNPT, translated from the coding sequence ATGCACGAACTGCAACCCCTGATCCAGCAGCACGGCCTCACCTTGCTGTTCTTCAACGTCCTGCTCGAGCAGTTGGGCCTGCCGATCCCGGCCTACCCGGCGCTGATCGTCGCCGGCGCCCTGGCGCTGCAGGGCAGCGGCGTGCCGCTGGGCCAGGCACTGGCAGTGGCCGTCTGCGCCTGCCTGATCGCCGACCTGATCTGGTTCTGCGCCGGGCGGCGCTATGGCGGCTTCATGCTGCGCAGCGTCTGCAAGGTCTCGCTGTCCCCGGACAGCTGTATTCGCCAGAGCCAGAGCCTTTACCTGCGCGTCGGTCCGCGTGCACTGCTGATCTCTCGCTTCCTCCCCGGCGCCAGCGCGCTGACCACCACCATGGCCGGCATGACGCGCACGCCGCTGCCGCGCTTCCTCGCATACGATTGCGCGGGCGCGGCGCTCTGGGCGGGCTCCGCGCTACTGCTCGGGAGCATCTTCAGCAGCGCGGTGGACCGCATCCTCGACCTGCTCACCGAGTACGCCAGCGTCGGCGTCACGGCGTTGCTCGGCGTCTTCGCGCTGTTCATCGCCTGGAAGCTCTGGCAGCGCTTCAGCCTGCTCAAGCGCACCTCGCGGATACCGCGCATCAGCGTCGACGAACTGCGGGCGCGCCTGGACGCTGGCGAGCCGCCGCTGATTCTCGATGTGCGGGCACAGTTCGATGACGAGGCGATTCCCGGCTCCATCGCCTTCAGCCTGGACGGCGCGCTGGACGAGTTGCGCAGCAGCTTCGAGGACAAGGACGTGGTGATCTACTGCGCCTGCCCCCACGAACTTTCCGCGGCGATGCTGGCGGAGCGGCTGCAGGCATTCGGACACCCGCGGACGTGGGCGCTGTCGGGTGGGTTGGATGCGTGGCGGGCGCAGGCACCTGCGTCGGTCCTGAATCCGACGTAG
- a CDS encoding zf-HC2 domain-containing protein has translation MLTCKELVARSSDLLDEQLGWREKLALRRHLLLCRNCRRYLRQMRLAQATLRLLPDPPRPDSERLADHLAELRRDSSRR, from the coding sequence ATGCTGACCTGCAAGGAACTGGTGGCACGCTCCAGCGACCTGCTGGACGAGCAGCTGGGCTGGCGCGAGAAGCTGGCGCTGCGCCGGCACCTGCTGCTGTGCCGCAACTGCCGGCGCTATCTGCGACAGATGCGTCTGGCCCAGGCCACCCTGCGCCTGCTGCCGGACCCGCCGCGACCCGACTCGGAACGCCTGGCCGACCACCTCGCCGAACTGCGCCGCGATAGCTCGCGGCGCTGA
- a CDS encoding RNA polymerase sigma factor → MVPADDSELLSRLLAGDQQAFRTLVANYQGAMRAVAIAIVGAAHADEVVQDAWLAAVRNLDGFQGRSSLKTWLLTITANTAKSRLRKVRRDVSLDDLPAPHGSLDETRFAADGHWSPAPLAWHEDSPEALLAEDELRQCLEKTLLSLSELQRSVLLLRERQGLELEEICNLLDVSLSNVRVLLHRARLKVFATVEHFEETGEC, encoded by the coding sequence ATCGTGCCCGCCGACGACAGCGAGCTGTTGTCGCGCCTGCTGGCCGGTGACCAGCAGGCCTTCCGCACCCTGGTAGCCAACTACCAGGGTGCGATGCGCGCCGTGGCCATCGCCATCGTCGGCGCCGCTCATGCCGATGAAGTGGTGCAGGACGCCTGGCTCGCCGCGGTGCGCAACCTGGACGGCTTCCAGGGGCGCTCCAGCCTCAAGACGTGGCTGCTGACCATCACCGCCAATACCGCCAAATCCCGCCTGCGCAAGGTCCGCCGTGACGTTTCGCTTGACGACCTGCCTGCGCCCCACGGCAGCCTCGACGAAACCCGCTTCGCCGCCGACGGCCACTGGAGCCCGGCGCCGCTGGCCTGGCACGAGGACTCGCCCGAAGCCTTGCTGGCCGAGGATGAACTGCGGCAGTGCCTGGAGAAGACCCTGCTCAGCCTCTCCGAACTGCAGCGCAGCGTATTGCTGCTGCGCGAACGCCAGGGACTGGAGTTGGAGGAGATCTGTAATCTGCTGGATGTTTCGCTCTCCAATGTCCGGGTGCTGTTGCACCGTGCGCGGCTGAAGGTGTTTGCCACCGTGGAGCACTTCGAGGAGACCGGGGAATGCTGA
- a CDS encoding beta-ketoacyl-ACP synthase III produces MHKVVISGTGLYTPPFSISNDELVESFNSYVRSHNEQNAEAIARGEVEALSESSSAFIEKASGIKSRFVVNKEGILDPQRMAPRIPERSNEDWGILCEMATAAAKQALQRAGRTPEDIDGVIVACSNLQRAYPAVAIEVQAALGIQGFGYDMNVACSSATFGIQAAVNSVQLGQARAILMVNPEICTGHLNFRDRDSHFIFGDAATAVVIERADQATSEHQFDVVSTKLLTQFSNNIRNNFGFLNRAAEEGIGSRDKLFVQEGRKVFKDVCPMVAELIGEHLAQNDIPVSDVKRYWLHQANLNMNLLITRKLIGRDAEAHEAPVILDTYANTSSAGSVIAFHKYQDDLPAGSIGVLSSFGAGYSIGSVILRKR; encoded by the coding sequence GTGCATAAAGTCGTGATCAGCGGAACCGGCCTGTATACCCCGCCGTTCAGCATCTCCAACGATGAACTGGTGGAATCCTTCAACAGCTACGTCCGCAGTCACAACGAGCAGAATGCCGAAGCCATCGCCAGGGGCGAAGTCGAAGCACTGTCCGAGTCCAGCTCGGCGTTCATCGAAAAGGCTTCCGGTATCAAGAGCCGCTTCGTGGTGAACAAGGAAGGCATCCTCGATCCGCAGCGCATGGCGCCGCGCATTCCGGAGCGCTCCAACGAAGACTGGGGCATCCTCTGCGAGATGGCGACTGCCGCCGCCAAGCAGGCCCTGCAGCGTGCCGGCCGCACCCCCGAAGACATCGACGGGGTGATCGTCGCCTGCTCCAACCTGCAGCGGGCCTACCCGGCCGTGGCCATCGAAGTGCAGGCTGCCCTCGGCATCCAGGGCTTCGGCTATGACATGAACGTCGCCTGCTCCTCGGCCACCTTCGGCATCCAGGCCGCCGTGAACAGCGTGCAACTGGGCCAGGCCCGCGCGATCCTCATGGTCAACCCGGAAATCTGCACCGGCCACCTGAACTTCCGCGACCGCGACAGCCACTTCATCTTCGGCGACGCGGCCACCGCCGTGGTCATCGAGCGTGCCGACCAGGCCACCAGCGAGCACCAGTTCGACGTGGTCAGCACCAAGCTGCTGACCCAGTTCTCCAACAACATCCGCAACAACTTCGGCTTCCTCAACCGCGCCGCGGAAGAGGGCATCGGCAGCCGTGACAAGCTGTTCGTGCAGGAAGGCCGCAAGGTGTTCAAGGACGTCTGCCCGATGGTGGCCGAGCTGATCGGCGAACACCTGGCGCAGAACGACATCCCGGTCAGCGACGTGAAGCGCTACTGGCTGCACCAGGCCAACCTGAACATGAACCTGCTGATCACCCGCAAGCTGATCGGCCGTGACGCCGAGGCCCACGAAGCACCGGTGATCCTCGATACCTACGCCAACACCAGCTCCGCCGGTTCGGTCATCGCCTTCCACAAGTACCAGGACGACCTGCCCGCCGGCTCCATCGGCGTGCTGAGCTCCTTCGGCGCCGGCTACTCCATCGGCAGCGTGATCCTGCGCAAGCGCTGA
- a CDS encoding ankyrin repeat domain-containing protein, protein MSAANRPEMDEQTLEFANQVIDLARQGDTPRLTELLQQGLPANLRNHKGDSLLMLASYYGHHDTVGVLLDHGADPNLRNNAGQTPLAGAAFKGDLEMVRLLLSRGAQVEGASPDGKTALMMAAMFNRPEIVRCLLEHGADREARDASGLTALAAAKMMGAADTLALLEAA, encoded by the coding sequence ATGAGTGCCGCGAACCGCCCGGAAATGGACGAACAGACCCTGGAATTCGCCAATCAGGTGATCGACCTGGCCCGCCAGGGTGATACCCCGCGCCTGACCGAACTGCTGCAGCAGGGCCTGCCGGCCAACCTGCGCAACCACAAGGGCGACAGCTTGCTGATGCTGGCCAGCTATTACGGCCACCACGACACCGTTGGCGTGCTGCTCGATCACGGCGCCGACCCGAACCTGCGCAACAACGCCGGGCAGACGCCGCTGGCCGGGGCCGCCTTCAAGGGCGATCTGGAGATGGTTCGCCTGCTGCTCAGCCGGGGCGCACAGGTCGAAGGAGCATCGCCCGACGGCAAGACCGCGCTGATGATGGCAGCCATGTTCAATCGCCCGGAGATCGTCCGCTGCCTGCTGGAACACGGCGCCGACCGCGAGGCCCGCGACGCCAGCGGCCTGACGGCGCTGGCCGCGGCGAAGATGATGGGCGCGGCCGATACCCTGGCATTGCTCGAAGCCGCCTGA
- a CDS encoding LysR family transcriptional regulator has product MARPDVNRFGEMEVFIRVVETGGFTAAAQQCGMTPSAVSKLVARLEDRLGARLFNRSTRRQQLTAEGAAFYERSLRILADLDEAEREASVSAEPQGRVRISCNLPVGRQFLIPALPLFFERYPGVSLDLQLTDEVVDLLEVRADVAVRSGPLRDSRLVARSLGESGHKIVAAPEYLARHAAPQHPRELGEHNCVGFSYRRVEPDWPFLDKPADAPEPSGNLLASDGDSVRHLALAGLGLARLAEFQVREDIAAGRLVAVLEDFNPGDRKPMHALYLGKPGHLPARVRAVLDFLAEHVRID; this is encoded by the coding sequence ATGGCCCGCCCTGACGTCAACCGCTTCGGCGAAATGGAAGTGTTCATCCGCGTGGTGGAAACCGGCGGTTTTACTGCCGCCGCGCAGCAGTGCGGGATGACGCCCTCGGCAGTGAGCAAGCTGGTGGCGCGCCTGGAGGATCGCCTCGGCGCGCGGCTGTTCAACCGTTCCACTCGGCGCCAGCAGCTCACGGCTGAAGGCGCGGCGTTCTACGAACGCAGCCTGCGCATCCTTGCCGATCTGGATGAAGCCGAACGCGAGGCTTCGGTCAGTGCCGAGCCGCAGGGCAGGGTGCGCATCAGTTGCAACCTGCCGGTGGGCCGGCAGTTCCTCATCCCGGCGCTGCCGCTGTTCTTCGAGCGCTATCCGGGCGTCAGTCTCGACCTGCAACTGACCGATGAAGTGGTGGACCTGCTGGAAGTGCGTGCTGATGTCGCCGTGCGCAGCGGCCCACTGCGGGACTCGCGGTTGGTGGCGCGTTCGCTGGGGGAGTCCGGACACAAGATTGTCGCCGCGCCCGAGTATCTGGCGCGGCACGCTGCGCCGCAGCATCCGCGCGAGCTGGGCGAGCACAACTGCGTGGGTTTCAGCTACCGGCGCGTCGAGCCGGACTGGCCATTCCTGGACAAGCCGGCGGATGCCCCCGAGCCCAGCGGCAACCTGCTGGCCAGCGACGGCGACAGCGTGCGTCATCTGGCGCTGGCCGGGCTGGGGCTGGCGCGGCTGGCAGAATTCCAGGTACGCGAGGATATCGCTGCTGGACGGCTGGTGGCGGTGCTGGAGGACTTCAATCCTGGCGACCGCAAACCCATGCACGCGCTCTACCTGGGCAAGCCGGGCCACCTGCCGGCGCGGGTGCGCGCGGTGCTCGACTTCCTCGCCGAGCACGTGCGCATCGACTGA
- a CDS encoding MFS transporter gives MPIALYALTAGAFGIGVTEFVIMGLLLEVGHDFGVSISAAGLLISGYALGVVLGAPLLTALTARWPQRRTLLGLMVIFTLGNLACALAPDYATLMAARVLTSFAHGTFFGVGSVVATSLVPAERRASAIALMFTGLTVATILGVPLGTWLGQLYGWRAAFWVVTGIGLLALAILAIYLPRHSAPPAAGNLRDDFRVLKRPAVLLGLLTTVLGFGGVFTVFSYVSPLLTRLAGFSESAVSPVLLVFGGGLVLGNLLGGRLADRKLVPALLGSLVALAVVMGLMSFALENRIAVVIFIALLGAAGFATVPPLQMWVLEKAHGAGQSVAASFNIAAFNLGNALGAGLGGMTIDHGPGLAALPWVGAMLPVAAIITALLCLRLEREPAMLAATVQQAR, from the coding sequence GTGCCCATTGCCTTGTACGCCTTGACCGCCGGTGCCTTTGGCATCGGCGTTACCGAATTCGTGATCATGGGATTGCTGCTGGAGGTCGGCCATGATTTCGGCGTCTCCATCTCCGCCGCCGGCCTGCTGATTTCCGGCTACGCGCTGGGCGTAGTGCTCGGCGCGCCGCTGCTCACAGCCCTCACCGCGCGCTGGCCGCAACGCCGCACCCTGCTCGGGCTGATGGTGATCTTCACCCTCGGCAACCTCGCCTGTGCCCTGGCGCCGGATTACGCCACGCTGATGGCGGCGCGGGTGCTGACCTCCTTCGCCCATGGCACCTTCTTCGGCGTCGGTTCGGTGGTCGCCACCAGCCTGGTGCCGGCCGAACGCCGCGCCTCGGCCATCGCGCTGATGTTCACCGGCCTCACCGTCGCCACCATCCTCGGCGTGCCGTTGGGCACCTGGCTCGGTCAGCTCTATGGCTGGCGTGCGGCTTTCTGGGTGGTGACCGGCATTGGCCTGTTGGCCCTGGCGATCCTGGCGATCTACCTGCCGCGCCACAGCGCACCGCCGGCCGCCGGCAACCTGCGTGATGACTTCCGCGTGCTGAAGCGCCCGGCCGTGCTGCTCGGCCTGCTGACCACCGTGCTCGGCTTCGGCGGTGTGTTCACCGTGTTCAGCTATGTGTCGCCGCTGCTGACCCGCCTCGCCGGCTTCTCCGAAAGTGCGGTGTCGCCGGTGCTGCTGGTGTTCGGCGGCGGCCTGGTGCTGGGCAACCTGCTGGGCGGCAGGCTCGCCGACCGCAAACTGGTGCCCGCCCTGCTCGGCAGCCTGGTCGCGCTGGCGGTGGTCATGGGCCTGATGAGCTTCGCGCTGGAGAACCGGATTGCCGTGGTGATCTTCATCGCCCTGCTCGGCGCCGCCGGGTTCGCCACCGTGCCGCCGCTGCAGATGTGGGTGCTGGAGAAGGCCCACGGCGCCGGCCAGAGCGTCGCGGCCAGCTTCAACATCGCCGCCTTCAACCTGGGTAACGCCCTGGGTGCCGGGCTTGGCGGCATGACCATCGACCACGGCCCCGGCCTCGCCGCGCTGCCCTGGGTCGGCGCCATGCTGCCGGTGGCAGCCATCATCACGGCGTTGCTGTGCCTGCGTCTGGAACGTGAACCGGCGATGCTGGCCGCGACCGTCCAGCAGGCCCGGTGA
- a CDS encoding acyltransferase family protein has product MLVSLQALRALAAWLVVFHHFMQVFFDFRADSLGGKLLSTRGQVGVDIFFVLSGFVIHLSSAGRPISPVTFLVQRLARVAPAYWLYTAITALIIYAFADVMPIYGVGGKSLLLSLLFIPSENPGGFGLYPVLPVGWTLNFEMLFYGLFALSFLVAERWRPWLVTALVLLVAQVLAREPWLSNFYRNPIIFEFLLGLGLAALYRRGWLNLPRPLALLMAAVAVTTIAAFPADHPWRLLTWGLPAATLLAACVALEPLFERSKVLHALGDWSYSVYLLHVIVLWLAAYWLHERLGLTPYQTLSVAVPAILLLSWLSYEWVERKMARQVRTAYARLTEPLAAKRTQAGSL; this is encoded by the coding sequence ATGCTGGTTTCGCTTCAGGCACTGCGGGCACTGGCCGCCTGGCTGGTGGTGTTCCATCACTTCATGCAAGTGTTCTTCGACTTCCGCGCCGACAGCCTCGGCGGCAAGCTCCTCTCCACCCGCGGCCAGGTCGGGGTGGACATCTTCTTCGTCCTCAGCGGCTTCGTGATCCACCTCTCCAGCGCCGGCCGGCCGATATCGCCAGTGACCTTCCTGGTCCAGCGCCTGGCCCGTGTCGCCCCGGCCTACTGGCTGTACACGGCGATCACCGCCCTGATCATCTATGCCTTCGCCGACGTGATGCCGATCTACGGCGTCGGCGGCAAATCGCTGCTGCTCTCGCTGCTGTTCATCCCCAGCGAAAACCCCGGTGGTTTCGGTCTGTACCCGGTGCTGCCGGTGGGCTGGACGCTGAATTTCGAGATGCTTTTCTACGGCCTGTTCGCCCTCTCCTTCCTGGTCGCCGAGCGCTGGCGCCCCTGGCTGGTGACGGCGCTGGTGCTGCTGGTGGCGCAGGTGCTGGCGCGCGAACCCTGGCTCAGCAACTTCTACCGAAATCCGATCATCTTCGAGTTTCTCCTCGGCCTGGGCCTGGCGGCGCTGTACCGGCGCGGCTGGCTGAACCTGCCCCGGCCGCTGGCCCTGCTGATGGCTGCCGTGGCGGTGACGACCATCGCGGCGTTCCCCGCCGATCATCCCTGGCGCCTGCTGACCTGGGGCCTGCCTGCCGCCACGCTGCTGGCCGCGTGTGTGGCACTGGAGCCGCTGTTCGAGCGCAGCAAAGTGCTGCATGCGCTGGGCGACTGGTCCTATTCGGTGTACCTGCTGCACGTGATCGTGCTCTGGCTGGCCGCCTACTGGCTGCATGAGCGGCTGGGCCTGACGCCCTATCAGACGCTGAGCGTCGCCGTACCGGCGATCCTGCTACTGTCCTGGCTGAGCTACGAATGGGTGGAACGGAAGATGGCGCGCCAGGTGCGCACGGCCTATGCGCGCCTCACCGAGCCGCTGGCGGCGAAGCGGACTCAGGCCGGGTCGCTGTAG
- a CDS encoding GGDEF domain-containing protein, translated as MHRNSDPDHLFDSSAGPTGLEEADHRLLMRLIFGCTGATLGLFSILQYLAGNLWLAGAELVTCGLLLWAAHRLQRVRRLVPWIIAYLLPTFCFILYIIVMPNASASAFVWVYLMPVMAYLLLGKWRGFLLAVPFMLIATLMYLHANHLRLDAPGLIDIGNGIFCGVLVIAFMHVYEERRAAAYKQLRHLALTDALTGVASRESFQRALRRCIQEAARYETRLVLVVLDVDHFKNINDQWGHDAGDKALQHLCNRLRHRLRATDLIGRLGGEEFGLLLPFTDRFDAKPLVESLRRDIDEAPLMYHGERIEISATFGLAEWPGDGLDADELYRCTDRRLYRGKAEGRNRLVYSDPA; from the coding sequence ATGCACCGCAACAGCGATCCCGACCATCTGTTCGACTCCAGTGCCGGACCTACCGGGCTGGAAGAGGCAGACCATCGCCTGCTGATGCGGCTGATCTTCGGTTGCACCGGGGCGACCCTGGGGTTGTTCTCGATCCTGCAGTACCTCGCCGGCAATCTCTGGCTGGCGGGTGCCGAACTGGTCACCTGCGGGCTGCTGCTGTGGGCGGCGCACCGGCTGCAGCGCGTGCGTCGGCTGGTGCCGTGGATCATCGCCTACCTGCTGCCGACCTTCTGTTTCATCCTCTACATCATCGTCATGCCCAACGCCTCGGCGTCGGCCTTCGTCTGGGTCTACCTGATGCCGGTGATGGCCTACCTGCTGCTGGGCAAGTGGCGTGGCTTCCTGCTCGCCGTGCCGTTCATGCTGATCGCCACGCTGATGTACCTGCATGCGAACCACCTGCGTCTGGATGCACCGGGGCTGATCGACATCGGCAACGGCATCTTCTGTGGCGTGCTGGTGATTGCCTTCATGCACGTCTATGAAGAGCGCCGCGCTGCCGCCTACAAGCAACTGCGGCACCTGGCGCTGACCGATGCGCTGACCGGCGTGGCCAGCCGCGAGAGCTTCCAGCGTGCGCTGAGGCGCTGCATCCAGGAGGCGGCCCGCTATGAGACGCGGCTGGTGCTGGTGGTGCTGGATGTCGATCACTTCAAGAACATCAACGACCAGTGGGGCCACGATGCCGGCGACAAGGCCTTGCAGCACCTGTGCAACCGACTGCGCCACCGCCTGCGCGCCACCGACCTGATCGGCCGGCTGGGCGGCGAGGAGTTCGGCCTGCTGCTGCCCTTCACCGATCGCTTCGACGCCAAGCCGCTGGTGGAATCCCTGCGCCGCGACATCGACGAGGCGCCGCTGATGTACCACGGGGAGCGCATCGAGATTTCCGCCACCTTCGGCCTCGCCGAGTGGCCGGGCGACGGTCTGGATGCCGATGAACTCTACCGCTGCACCGACCGCCGCCTGTATCGCGGCAAGGCCGAGGGGCGCAATCGGCTGGTCTACAGCGACCCGGCCTGA
- a CDS encoding 3-isopropylmalate dehydratase: protein MRSILAVLSLLALSGCASYQSDEVQPVPTDRLLAYQQPGKDSVKVDVTRDVGYIGGGCFVALTIDHEITARIGKGESASFHVPVGKHVVGIIGDKDGDGLCSKAMLRRELLVPLEPGGNNAFRIVSDNRTGFDIKPAVE, encoded by the coding sequence ATGCGTTCGATCCTTGCCGTCCTGTCCCTGCTCGCGCTTTCCGGCTGTGCTTCGTACCAGAGCGATGAAGTCCAACCCGTCCCCACCGACCGCCTGCTGGCCTACCAGCAACCGGGCAAGGACAGCGTCAAGGTCGATGTCACCCGCGACGTGGGCTATATCGGCGGCGGCTGCTTCGTCGCCCTCACCATCGACCATGAAATCACCGCGCGCATCGGCAAGGGTGAGTCGGCCAGCTTCCACGTACCGGTGGGCAAGCACGTGGTCGGCATCATCGGCGACAAGGACGGCGACGGCCTGTGCAGCAAGGCCATGCTGCGCCGTGAACTGCTGGTGCCGCTCGAGCCGGGCGGCAACAACGCCTTCCGCATCGTCAGCGACAACCGCACCGGTTTCGACATCAAGCCGGCAGTCGAGTAA
- a CDS encoding HIT family protein — MSLQGTYDPQNIFAQIIRGEAPCFKLYEDDDVLAFLDLFPQSYGHALVIPKHSPARNILEVDPDALAKVMRVVQRLTGVIVEELNPDGVQVAQFNGAPAGQTVFHIHVHIVPRYAGEGLGIHAANKADAAELEKLQARLVARLNG; from the coding sequence ATGAGCCTGCAAGGCACTTACGATCCGCAGAACATCTTCGCCCAGATCATTCGCGGCGAGGCTCCCTGCTTCAAGCTGTACGAGGACGACGACGTGCTTGCCTTCCTCGATCTGTTCCCGCAGTCCTACGGCCACGCCCTGGTGATTCCGAAGCATTCTCCGGCGCGCAACATCCTCGAAGTCGACCCCGATGCGCTGGCCAAGGTAATGCGCGTGGTGCAGCGCCTGACCGGTGTGATCGTCGAAGAGCTCAACCCCGATGGCGTGCAGGTCGCCCAGTTCAACGGCGCGCCGGCCGGGCAGACGGTGTTCCACATCCACGTGCACATCGTCCCCCGCTATGCCGGCGAGGGTCTGGGGATCCACGCGGCGAACAAGGCCGATGCGGCGGAGCTGGAGAAGCTGCAGGCGCGCCTCGTTGCCCGCCTGAACGGCTGA
- a CDS encoding glutathione S-transferase N-terminal domain-containing protein has product MSDLSAFPITRKWPAEHPDRLQLYSLPTPNGVKVSIMLEELGLPYEPHLVSFERNDQMSPEFLSLNPNNKIPAILDPNGPDGKPLALFESGAILVYLADKTDSLIAPGASGRYETLQWLMFQMGGIGPMFGQIGFFNKFAGKDYEDKRPLQRYVDESKRLLSVLDRHLEGRDWIMGERYTIADIATFPWIRNLVGFYEAGDLVGFDSFHNVKRVLEKFLARPAVQRGLNIPKRD; this is encoded by the coding sequence ATGTCAGACCTTTCCGCGTTCCCCATCACCCGCAAATGGCCCGCCGAACACCCTGACCGCCTGCAGCTGTACTCGCTGCCCACGCCCAACGGCGTGAAGGTATCGATCATGCTGGAAGAGCTTGGCCTGCCCTACGAGCCGCACCTGGTCAGCTTCGAGCGCAACGACCAGATGTCCCCGGAATTTCTCTCGCTGAACCCGAACAACAAGATCCCGGCGATCCTCGACCCCAACGGCCCGGACGGAAAACCCCTGGCGCTGTTCGAGTCCGGCGCGATCCTGGTCTACCTCGCCGACAAGACCGACTCGCTGATCGCCCCCGGCGCCAGCGGCCGCTATGAAACCCTGCAATGGCTGATGTTCCAGATGGGCGGGATCGGCCCGATGTTCGGCCAGATCGGCTTCTTCAACAAATTCGCCGGCAAGGACTACGAGGACAAGCGCCCGCTGCAGCGCTACGTGGACGAGTCCAAGCGCCTGCTGAGCGTGCTCGACCGCCACCTCGAAGGCCGCGACTGGATCATGGGCGAACGCTACACCATCGCCGACATCGCCACCTTCCCGTGGATCCGCAACCTGGTCGGTTTCTACGAGGCCGGCGATCTGGTGGGTTTCGACAGCTTCCACAACGTGAAGCGTGTGCTGGAGAAATTCCTCGCACGGCCGGCGGTGCAGCGCGGGCTGAACATCCCCAAGCGCGACTGA